GAACTCACGCACGGCCCGCGGGCCGGGATGGCGAAACGCGGGCCGACCACAGGGACGCTGCTGCCCAGGGTCCTGCTGGCCCTGGTGGTGGCCCTGGCGGACCGAGGGACCGCCGCACCCAACGGCACGCGGCACGCAGAATTGGGGCACGGCTGGGACGGCTTGGTGGCCCGCTCGCTGGCACGCCTGCCGGTGGCCGCGCAGCCCCCGCAGGCGGCGGTCCGCAGCGGCGCAGGGGACTACCTGCTGGGCCTCAAAAGGCTTCGGCGGCTCTACTGCAACGTGGGCATCGGATTCCACCTGCAGGTGCTGCCCGACGGCCGCATCGGTGGTGTGCACGCAGACACGAGGGACAGTGAGTTCTGGGCGCGCCGAGGGGATAGGGTCCCGGGCAGTAGTAGTCTCGGGGGCTGAGTAGAGTCGAGCTCCCACCCCTTGGGCTCCAGGACTGAGAGCGCACCCGGCGGCCGAGCCCCGCCTCCCGCCTTCGGAAGCCTGGTCTCTCGGTGCGGAATTCCATCGCCTTCACCCGCCCGCACCCACGGGAGCCCGGGACAAGCGCCCAGACTGAGGCTGGACTTGAGGGCCACCGGTAGACAGGAGATGAGCTCTTAAAGCTTGCTTTGGGGACCCTGGGCTTTTCACCCCAGCATCGAGATCCCAAGAGGCTTAGAGTCGGAGGGTCTGTGTGGGTCCAGGGTCACCTAGGCTTTTCTGACCTGCGatccctcccccccaacccccgcctcCCCAGGTCTTCTGGAGCTCTCTCCGGTGCAGCGAGGCGTGGTGAGCATCTTCGGAGTGGCCAGCCGGTTCTTCGTGGCCATGAGCAGCAGGGGCAAGCTCTTCGGTGTGGTGAGTGCCAGCGGGTCTGGCTGGGCCACCTGCTCGATACAGTGTGCAAGACTAGCGGGATTGTAAACCCTTCACCCCACACATACACTTGTGTGTTGGTCACAGAGGACTGGCAGTAGGATTGCCAGGTCTCACGTTTTCAGTCAAAGTAGCCAGAGCCAGGCTGGGTTTCTAGACCAAGGGAACTACCCCATCCAAtttcctcctgagtgaggtacttACTGATTGGGGCGGGTGGGGCGGGGAGAGGGGTACTCCAGCAGGAGATATTAAGTTGATAGGGGCAAAGCAGGTGAGCTAGCTATGCCTAGCGTGGACTTATCACCTCTTCGAAATCTGGGACAGTTTTGACACTCCGCCTACCTAAGAAAGATCTCTTGGGTCCCGATTGCGGCAGGTCCCTGGCTCACCCAGTACCCTCTTTCCCAGCCTTTCTTTACCGACGAGTGTAAATTCAAAGAAATACTTCTGCCCAACAACTACAACGCCTACGAATCCTACGCGTACCCCGGTATGTTCATGGCCCTCAGTAAGAACGGGCGGACCAAGAAGGGGAACCGAGTGTCGCCTACCATGAAGGTAACCCACTTCCTTCCTAGACTGTGACCCTCCGGAGCCCTGCCTCAGCCTCGGAAGCACACCCTACCCCTCAGGAGGAGCACTTTCTCTCGATGGAGAATTGTTTGCAAAAAAACTGGTCtaagatatttaaattatttaaatatgtatatatggacgcccaattatttataattttatgtattctcattttcggggggggggatatgaccaaaagaacaaacaaattgCAGCTCAGACCTCTTTGGAATAGCGGAACAGACTTCTTTCTTCACTATCAAAGATATGGGTGTGATGCTGTTTCATGTGTGCCTCTAAAACTTGGTGACATCAGTTTCCAAGGGTGCCTGGCCTGTAACTGGAAAGGCCTGCCTGGGACCTCTGAGGCAGTGAGAAGGACCCTGAGCGTTCCCGATCGGGAGCATTCTGCCGTCGCCGCTCCCTCTGCTTCCTTTGGTATGAACCCTGTCGGATCGGTTTACTCCAGGGACAGAAGTCCTCCCGCCTCTGTTTTTAGATCTCCAAGACTGATCTTTGAACTCTCTTGCAGTCAATCATCTTCTTGGACCTACCGGATAGGAGACCCTTAGACAACTTTATAAACTCCTGTTTGCCATTTTTGGACTGGCCAACAGGGCACGTTGCTTGTAGCCACTGGAACTTTGCTTTTCTGGAGAGGAACTAGGAATGGACAAGAGGGTGTGTGCGCTCGCCACAACTCAAAACTCTGGGGATGAAATTCTGTTTTGTGATAGAGGATGATTTGTTGGGATATAACAATGTATTTTGCAAGAATCAAACTGAGAAAAACAGGCTTCCCTGAATATGGGAAGCTTTGTGCTGGAACTCCATAATTTAAGGGTGAGCTGCCCTTTCCCACCCCAGGCAGCCTTTATGCAGGCAGACTGCAGGAGTCCGAATTCCGGTGCTGCCCCAAGGTGAAGGAATTCTATCCCCATCTACCTCAGAGTTCCTGAGACCCTGGTGACTAAGCTGGAGGCTCTGCTGGGTgcatctgcctgcttctcttcCACATGTAGTATCTGGACCCTTGTCACGTTCCAGCTATCTTTACCCAATGATTTACTTTTAGTAAGGGGTATTCATGGTGAAAATATGCACGACCAGCTGTCGGAGTGCACTATATGGTCACCAAGTCAAGTAAcccttatatttttctttatatattttacgaATGTAACCCCTGTCACTGAGACCAAAATGGAAGAGCAGGGTCggtggcatttaaaaaaaagggCTGAGGTGAGGGAGAACAATTAATTTTAATGAATGACTTTGGAGTTTATACAAAATGACCTTAGCTCGCTTCAGGGAATGCTTCTCCCCAAGATGTTAAGACTCTGCTGGGAGACTTCTGAGCAACCTCCCGAATTAACTTTATGGGAGGCTACAGACAGCAAGACTGGAAAATCtcattggcattttttttttttgtctttcacaTTCCTTTAGAAAACTCTTTGTTTGGATGCTAATGGGATACTTAAAATACTATTCTGTACCACAGCCCAAGATGGAAGAAGCCACACCCCAAAGCTGAGGTGGGAGCTCCTCCCAAACTTCCTTTCTGTCTGGTGGCTCACAGGACAATaagattttgtgttttttaaatccAGGCCCTAGGCTCCAAGAGTGTTGGGGAGAAGACAGTTGAAATgtcttttcttcttgttattttctAAAAGACGGTCTCATAGCCCAGGCTGTACCTGAACTTGCTATGTcactaaagatgaccttgaatttctgatcctcttgccccaTTTCCTAGTGCTAAGGTTACAGGCATTGCCCACCACGCCCACTccttaggtgctgggaattgaaatcaagTGCCTGCCAGGCCACTCCACAGAGATAGGCCTCCCTCTTTTTTGTGGGGGAGGAAATGtggggtcttactctgtagccaaggctggcctacTGCTTGAGCCCAAGTGTTGAGACTACAGGTAGAAGGCACCTGCCCTGTTCTGATGGGATTCTCTGCAGCTATGTTGCTTCAGGCAGGCTGTGGTCCTACCTGACACCTATTACCTGTTTCTTCAGCCAGCTAGCTCCCTTTCCTGCGCCCAGGGACAAGACTGTATCTTTGGAATTTTGTTACCAGAATGGGTTTGATGTTTCTGCTCTGTATCTGCCACTGTTACCGAGTCGGTCTGTAGTTACTACAGGTGTCGACCCAGAGATAGTATGTGCTATGCACACTGGATGCTCCATCCAAAGAGAAGCATTCAATCATGTATAGACAGCCCCATGGACTGatgggaatgattgggagagatATTAAAATGACAAACGTGTCTGCAAGCACCTGTGTCTGCTTTGTCTTTTTTCTATTTGCAGCTGAGCAGAGTGGGAGCAAGGAAACTAGTTTTAGCcagctgtgtgcacacacaaatgtggCTTGGAAAATAGTCCCAGAGGCAAAGGTATATCACAAAGTTTTACCGCATCCTGTGTCTCCCCTCAGTGGGGTTCTGTGGCTGCCCACTCAGTCACTAACCCGGGTGTAAGGGTCTGTGTCCACACGGTGAATACTTACCCCATGAAGCACAATGAGGCAGAAGCTGGCCAGGAGGAGCACAGTCAACACATATGTTTGACTTCAGCCAACTGCTCTCAGTGAAGATATGAAATCATATAAGTCATCAAAGATACCAGATCACAGGTTGATTATTTTATAAAGTTTCTGTCCCTGCTTCATCCTCTTAAACTCTTAAGATTATGGGTTTGTACTACTACATCTGGTTGAAATTTGGTCTTAATTGTTCTTATATATTTATAGCTTGTATGAGAATGTGTTTagatttttgggtttgttttgccCTTTGCTTTTAAGATGGAATTCTAGCCCACTAGAGTATGAGACACTATCTTTTACCCCAAGTAGTAGGCTTCTGGTGATGAAACACCTTTATCTTCAGCACtcgggcaggaggatctctgagtttgagaccagcctggtctatagaatgagttagTTCCAGGGCTAattcagagaaatcctgtcttagggggggaaaaaaaccaagaagcaagtaggggTTAGAGATGTGGCTCAGGAGGCACCAAGCACTTGCCCAGCAAACAGGAGCCTTGCCTTGGGTTCCAGCATCCCATAAACAGGCTGtggcatacctgtaatcccagcatctgggaggcaaaagcagaggATCCTGAATTCAAGGGGACCCTCCAATAcattgtgagtttggggccagcaagGAACTAGGGCAAGCCACTTATGACATATCCCCATGCAAAGGAGGCCAGGCATAGGTCAGACTCCACTCAATCCACTTGGTCCATTTAGACTTCCAGCCTTCAGGTTAACTCCACACACCCAGGCCTTAAGCCACTCAATTATAGTACCCCAAGGGACTGGTACAGGAGTCTGTTAGTCATAGATGGTCAGAGGCAACTAGAATCTTGAGCATCCACCTGTTCTGTTGGCTCTTGGGCTCCTCAGCAAAGTTGTTCTAGCCAAAGTAACCATCGTTAGCTTACTGATGCTTTTGAATTGGTCATCTCCAGCACAGAAAGgttgtgagagagtgtgtgtgttgccggggtgtgtgtgtgtgtgggggtcctCTGTGGCTGGCACTGAGTAGGGTTGagtgtgtctttgttttgttttagttttgaagtttttcttgcatttttttattGTGTATGGGCTTCAGGATAGGACATATGCACAGAGAGAACAACTTAGAAGTCAGTTCTTGGTCAGGCATGGTAGAACACTTTAAATACCAGCACtcaaaggcaggtgggtctctgagtttgaggctagctcaATCCACATATtgaaatttcaggccagccaaatAAGACCCcatcttttgtttttcctgtctATCACTCTCCAGTCATATGGCAGGTTTGGCAGTTGCCTTtgtccactaagccatttctctggccctGGTTTAAGGGTTTGGGTTCTTTtcagtttgttgttttgttcaagataggatctcactatatagaccaggctagcctcaaacttccaGAGatcttgcctgcctctgtctcctgaaggtCAGGATtcaagacatgcaccaccacatctggtgaTTTGGGGTTTTTAATTTACTGGGAGAGCTTGCACACAGTCCCCACTACCACAGGTCCAGTTTCTCACATTTGGGGAAATTGCTCAGGTCAGTACATCTGGTGTGCAGTGGATGAGCCTGGGGCTTCCTCAACTCCCTTTCTTCAGGGAAAACTTTCTAGTGTTAGAGTTACAGTAGCCAAATAGAGACTTTCTCCTGGTGACAATGGCTGTAAGAGAAGCCAGAAGGCATACTAAACTGTAAGCCACCTGAAGCTGCCCCAAGTGATAACATGCCACTACCCAGTCAAGGCCACCTGAGCCAGACTGAGTGCACAAAGGTCGCTTAAGTGGTGGGTGGGAGAGATGCACCACAGGGCGTGGTCAGCCAAGGTTATTTCCACTTTCACCTCCCTAAGTGGTGTGGCATTCATCCCTGGAGGAGTCTGGAAATCGTGTAACTCACCTGGCAGGTGGCCTCACTCCTTTAAAGGACCACTTGTAGCATGTAAAACAGTCAGGGGCCCTGCGTCATTGGCCAAGCCCAGAGCATCCCATCCTGGACAGTCTGTATGCATGTGCCCCACACTTGCTGAGTCCTTCCATGTTAGGCACAGCTCTGTCAGCTGTCCCCTTCGACTTTCCTCTTGCTGAGAGGAATGTGTGCCCCTCTGCTTCATCATTGGCAGAAACGTCTCTATGTGACTTCTGAGGCAGGCTACCCTCAGTGTTCTGAGCTACTACAGGGTTGGGCGGCGGAGGTCCTGTGTCTGTTGTCCCAGGAGGAAGCAGATCCGGTGCGGGCTCCGGAGGTGAGTGCTCTCTTAAGAGCCCTTATTGAGCTGGAGTTTTACATGAAGACAGCCTGGCTTTCAATCAGGCTAGgtcttaaaaactaaacaaaccagAAATCCAGCAgtggggaagtagaggcaggaggctcttgATCTCAAGGTCAACTTCCCATACAGTGAGTGGGTAGCCAGCCAGGGATCGTCAGGTGGTAGGGGCAGGCAGATGGGGATTCAAGGTCACCCAAAGCTACCTAGtaagcttaaggccagcctgggctacttgagaccttatatcaaaaaccaaaaaaaaaaaaaaaaaaaaaaaaaaaaaagcagggcagtggtggcacacacctttaatcccagcacttgggaggcagaggcaggtggatttctgagttcaagaccagcctggtctacagctggaactacaaaaaaaaaaaaaaaaaggaacttttAGAGTTAGAGGCTGTACCATGGGAGTCTTTCTGGCTTTGGTGCCTGCTTAGCTATTGTGTGTTAGCCCAATGCTAATACTGGTTGTTCTGGGGAGGATGGACCATGCAGGGTCTTCTGGCAGAAGCAgactctattgctgtgattaaacactcTGAGCAAAGGCAGctcaggaaaggaaagggtttattctgcttccaAATCCAAATCTGATTcctgagagaagagagaagtcaGGAACTCGAGGCACAAGCTTGAAGGCAAGCCATCTTGCTTTCCCACACAGTATTACCTCCAAAAAAGACAACTCACACACAGCCAAGGACACGCAGcagctttcttacacagcccaggatCACCAGGCCctgtggtgcactcctttaatcccggcattaggaatgcagaggcaggtagatcactgaattccaggagacccaggactatataatgagaccttgtttcaaaaataagcaaacaaaaaaacaaaaacaacaaacaaaaattacccaggatcacctgcccagggaatgggGCCACCTACAGTGGTCTGGGATCCCCCACattaattaacaatcaagacagtcCCCTACAGACATGGCTACATGCCATGATGCACTtagcaattcctcaattgagactcAAGTGAGCCTAGGCTGTGACAAAATGACTGTTAAAACTAAGAcagggccgggtggtggtggtgcacgcctttaatctcagcacttgggaagtagaggcaggcggatttctgagttcaaggccagcctggtctactaagtgagttctaggacagccagggctatacagagaaaccctgtctcaaaaaaacaaaaaacaacctaagaCAGGCTCCAACTCAGAAGAGAGCTTCTATCATACTAGGCCAACACCCTGCACTGAGGTGTTGTACTTACTGTACTTacactttcactttttttttttttttttttggtttttcaagacagagtttctctgtgtagccctggctgtcctggaacccactctgtagaccaggctggccttgaactcagaaatccgcctgcctctgcctcccaagtgctgggattaaaggcgtgagccaccaccgcccggctgtacTTACACTTTTAAGTCactacattttcttcattaattgagTATTGCTTAACTAATTAGCTGACTAActgattttgagacaggacctcagtCTGTAGCCATGGCTGATGTGTAACTCactgtgtataccaggctggcctagcaAATCACAGagatgagtgctgggattaaaggtgtgagctaccacaccaggctagattttttttcaaagatttatttattattatatgcaagtacactgtagctgtcttcagacacaccagaagagggtgtcagatctcattacaggtgattgtgagccaccatgtggttgctgggatttaactcagaacctttggaagagcagtcagtgctcttatctgctgagccatctctccagccctagatttaaaaaaaaataatgtatatgtgtgcgtaAGTATTGGAAGCAgtaggatcagaaattcaatgtCATCTTTAACTAGAAATTGAATAGCTTGGGCtaaatgagatcttgtctcaaaaaaacgaaagaaggagaggagacaggagtagtgatttgcattttttccccagacagggtttctctgtatagacctggctgtcctggaactcactttgtagaccaggctggctttgaactcagaaatctgcctgcctctgcctcccgagtactgggattaaaggcatgcgccaccactgcctgggttgTGATTTGCATCTTTAATCCCATAACATGGTAAACAGAATCaaaaagatctctgtgagtttgagtcaaCTCTGTTCTATATGGTGGGTTGCAGGCCCAGCCCAGGCTATatagtgtgaccctgtctcaaagaaaaataaaatagggaaaagaaaagaaaagaaaagaaaagaagagaagagaagagaagagaagagaagagaagagaagagaagagaaaagaaaagaaaagaaaagaaaagaaaagaaaagaaaagaaaagaaaagaaaagaaaagaaaagaaaagaaaaggaagggctggcgagatggctcagtgggtaagagcacccgactgctcttccgaaggtccagatttcaagtcccagcaaccacatggtggctcacaaccatccataacgagatctgactccctcttctggagtgtatgaagacagctacagtgtacttacatataatcaataaattaatctttaaaaaaaaaatagaaaaagaaaagaaaaggaagattcaGGCTTCTATGGCAGTGCTCCACAGGCAGTGTTTTTGATAGCCATCATCCACTGTACCGTTACCTCAGGCTGGAAATTCACAGCTGAGTTACCTACTTTGGGGCTGTGTCTTCACTCCACAGGTCCCAGACTGGATTCTCCCTGTGTCCGAATATGCTCATTTTCTTTGTATCTCTGCCTTGATCTTTACCTATGAGGACATGAACCCTGTGGGGTCAAGCCTCACAATAGTGACCCTGTCTTACCTCGTTCTGAGCAACTGGAGGGTTAGGCCTCCAGCAACAACAGATTTGGAGACCAAGTCCCCTATAACAAAGCCTTCTTGTGAGCAGTGTGGGGACATTGTCATACACAGTCACCTTCTGGTCTCTCCTCTAGCCATGAGAACTTGGTAGCCTGCCCACATCCCAAATTAGACGTATGGAGCGGAGGGACACACATGAGGATGGGTGAGGCAAAGCAACACTCcaacccaggccagcctggaccagcCATGAAAACAGGTTCAGGCCCTGGGGCCAATGGGCAGTGCCCCCAAACCTACCTTGGTGTGGTCTCACCTTCCCTCCCATTCCCCAGGGAGTCCCTGACTCTTCCAAGCCTCTTGACGCCAGCCCAGGAGGCTGCGGGTTTACAGAGGGGCAAGCAGACCTGGAGAAGACCCCAGGCCTCCAGAGGCCCTTTGAACCCCTCCAGGGCCAGGCTTATTTGTACTTCAGAGCTAACTTCCCTTAAGTTACATTTGCCAGAATTTGCTGATGGCTTTAAATAGCTCCTAATTACCTTCCAGATGGACAGTGGAGCAATGAGAGGCCAACCTAGGTTGTTgtgcctccctcccacccacccacccctgcccccagacACAGACGTGTGCTGAGGGCTCCCAAGAGATGTAGGAGCCTGGCCTCAGCCCCAGCCAAGGCTTCAGCTTGGCTGAAAGACCCTGGAAAAGCAGGTGCCAAGGCACTGTCTACTCCTCCACCCAACACCAACCCCTCTTCCTCCTTGCATGTGGGGGCTACAGTGGATACCTAAGCCACGTCACCCAACATCTCCTGACACTCATTCCTAGCAGGCAAAGGACTTGTGTGTGTCTGAAATGGGAGGTGAAAGAGACTCCCAGATGTTTGGGGCTCATCCATGCTGAACAGGGCTCTGAGGACCTATGTGTGTTTCCCATGGAGCAGGGCAAGGGCCACTGGTTGGTGGCTCTGAAGAACACACAATTTCCTCGTGATTCTGGCAGCCAGCAGTTGGTAGTGGGCTAAGCAGGGTGTGTCCCCTCCCCAGGTCCAAAGCCGATTCCTTCTGGCTTCCTGCAGTTCCTGGGCTCCAGGCAGTGGGTGATGGTGGCTGTCCTTCAGTCCTCtgctctgtctcctcttcttctctgaaaGGGCACCTGGTATTAGATGTGGGTCTACTTAGAACCCAAGAGGATACTCTTGAGAATGTTAGCTATGCTGTCTCTGTAGAGAGTTCATTTCCAAAGAAGGTTCCATAAGCTAGAAGGTAGACccatcttttttggggggggggcagcaagGTGCACATTCTGCTTCCTACAGTTAGGGAAGCACTGCCCATCCCCCAGCTCCACAGGCTTGGCTGGGCTGTGCATGGAACAGGCATGCAACTGGCCTTTCAGCCCTGTCCAGTATGGTAGGCCAGGCACAGGGGACAGAGGAGCTAGCCCTGTGTGGAAGTGTCTGGGATTAGAGCAGATACATCACCATACTCAAGCGGATCCCTAAACACTGGACTCAGGAGGGCCAGAGAAGGCCATGCAAGTTCTCCCTGTCCAGCCTGGTCTCAGGGCCTTTGCATTTCACTGCCTCAAAAACTCCCTTTCCTAAGCTCTCCCAAGCCCACACAGCTATCTCTCTACTCTGTATGTTTATGCCACAGACTCTGAGCCTGTAAGAATGAGATCCCATATTATCTGCCTTCTCTGAGACTCCCCCAGTGTCAAGAGAAGGAACCAGCATGCAAGAACAGGACAAATGTCTGTGAAGAAAATGAGTGAGCGTGAACAGGAGGTCAAGGATCCGGTCCCAGGCAGCTCTCAGTCTGGGCAAGCATTTCTAAACTTTGCCTTCCTTCCTGTTGGGGGTGAAGGTCTGGGTCTGTTTGGAGACTCAGGGTGTTTGTTCCTGCAGAGCTAAGGCTGGCTCATTCCAACTAGGTAAGAGTCAAGCAGCCCCCCCCCCATGGAACATCAAGCTGCCTTCACGCCTGGTGCAGGGGCCAGGCTGACCGTTTGCtgatgtgtgcagtgcccaacTAGGGCCCTTTTGGCGAGAAATGTGCATTTTCGCGCAACTCGGCCCAGGAAATCCCTGGCTATTCATGTGCTAACACAGGATCTAGTCCCCAATGGCCGCCACAACAGGAACCAGAAGGAGCCCAGAGGAGCCTGAGGTTGGCCAGGAAGCCAGCCAGGGGGTTGAGGTCTCTCTTCCACAAGCGCTTGCCCTGCAGGGAGCCCACGGGTGTCAGAACTCTGATCTCTCACACTCATTTTTGGGCCTTAGTTGTTCCAGCCAGGGTGTCACATGGCACTCATGTAGCCTGATATCAGCCCCAAGTTAGCTTTTGACAACAAGAACCAGGTCCATGAGCTAGTGTCACATCCGCTCCCAGCCTCACTCTCCTTACCTGTAAAATGAACCGTAGTTGCCTGGTCTTCAG
This Mus musculus strain C57BL/6J chromosome 7, GRCm38.p6 C57BL/6J DNA region includes the following protein-coding sequences:
- the Fgf4 gene encoding fibroblast growth factor 4 precursor translates to MAKRGPTTGTLLPRVLLALVVALADRGTAAPNGTRHAELGHGWDGLVARSLARLPVAAQPPQAAVRSGAGDYLLGLKRLRRLYCNVGIGFHLQVLPDGRIGGVHADTRDSLLELSPVQRGVVSIFGVASRFFVAMSSRGKLFGVPFFTDECKFKEILLPNNYNAYESYAYPGMFMALSKNGRTKKGNRVSPTMKVTHFLPRL